tcactgcagccttgacctcccaggctcaagtaatcctcccacctcagcctcctgagtagctgggactacaggaatgcaccaccatgcccagataatttcataattttttgtagagacagcatcttactatgttgcccaggccagtctcaaactcctaagctaaagtcatcctcccgtctcagcctcctgagtagctgggactataggtgtgtgccatcatggcTGGCCCAGTCTGTActcctattattttttattttttttgagacggagttttgctcttgttgcccaggctggagtgcaatggcacgatctcggctcaccccaacctctacctcctgggttcaagcgattctcctgcctcagcctcccaagtagctgggattacaggcatgcgccaccacacctggctaattttgtaattttagtagagatggagtttctccatgttggtctggctggtctcaaactcctcatctcaggtgatccgcctgccttgacctcccaaagtgagacccccatctctgaaaaGAACAGGGAATTCTGATGGGCAGCTGAGTGCAGAGCACAGGGGACAGGGTACAGCTTTGCCTCTGCTCTCCCATGCTatggctgtgtgactttaggcaagtcacTAACCCTCTCTGAGCATCACTTACCTTATCTGCAGAATGAATATTGAAATACCTATCTCAGAGGCAAGTaaggaaattataatatttgGTTTGCAAATGTCATCTTGTAATCTCACTTTTGTCACCAGCTTCTCAGAGGACTTGGGAGGAGGCACAGTGCCAGGGCCTCACAAGGAATCCCAGACCCCAGTCACGCTGTGCCTGTGCTTACACCCTGCACAGGGTGAATTCTCCCCTATGGGACCAAAGGAAGACCTCTTTCCCCACAGACATTTCCCACTGGGCACAAGGGACCTTCTCAGAGCCCAAAAGCCTGGATCTGCAGTTCCAGCCACCGGTCTCCAGacccctcctgccttccctcctgaGGGCCTCACTTTGAGGCCCCAGAGCTTTGAGGCCAGCAGCAGCTTGACCAAGGCCCCACTGGGCAGGTGGCCAAAAACAACACAGAGGTGACAGATGAGGGGAGTGGCTGCACTGTTGGACCTTAGGGCCCTCCCCTGGGACCTCCTTAGCACCTCCCCTGTGGCACTCACCCTGTGTCCACTTCCCTAGGCACAGAGACCACCCCACATCGCCACCTCTCCGGGCCCCGGGTCTCCCACCCTGCCCTGATGTGCCAGTGGATGCATGAGGTTAAAGCCCTTCCTCTAGTACCCAGACCCCAGGTGTTCAGGTAGCCTGGGGGACTCCTTCCAGTGCACGTGGCCAAGGTGTGTCTTGGGGCTAGAGCCCCTGCACTCCAGAGGAGACCCTCCCATCCAGGaaactcctcctgcctcagtctggtGGCAGGACCCACCTCCTGCCCATGCTGATCTAGGATCTCAAGGTGACAAGTCCAGTGGCCTCCTGGGACAGCCGAGAGAGAGCTCCCTGAAGCCCGGGGGTCTATTCTTCCTGTAGGGGGGTCTCACCACAGAGGGACCCAAGACATGGGGCTCAGGTGTGGCCACTAATGCATCGAGCTTCCAGGCTATGTGAAAACCTCCAGCAAACGAGCTCtggccaccacgccctgccttcCCCTGCCCCAAAGGGCACACATGTCAGGCTAAGAGGGACTTCAGCAAGTGCTTAGAAAGTGCTGAACTTTTTTTAAGCAGTAGAACTCCCTTTTTAAAAGCGATCTTGccgccaggtgcagtagctcatgcctgtaatccagcactctgggaggccgaggcacgtggatcacctgaggtcaggagttcgagaccagcctgaccaaccccGTCaggctggtgaaaccccgtctctactaaaaatacaaaaattagccaggcgtggtggcaggcacctgtaatcccagctacttgggaggctcaggcaggagaatcacttgaacctgggaggtggaggttgcagtgagctgagatcgcaccgctgtactccagcctgggtaagaaatTGAGACTCTAactcacgaaaaaaaaaaaaaaaaaaaagctatcttaCAGATATCCTCTtaagacacaaacacagagaCGCTCTGGTTGAAATGTGTGCATTTGAGGTTGGGGGTAGGGATGAAGTTCTATCTATTCAGTCTTCTCTAACCCACTGTCAGAAACCCCATGACTCCAAAGAACACATCAGAAAGACCACCTGCTAGAAGGTGCCTCCATGAGGACAGGAATCTgggtctgttttgttcactactATGGTCCAGTGCTGAGAACAGAGACTGAGCTGGGCaccgtgactcatgcctataattccagcactttgggaggcctaggtgggtggatcacttgaggtctggagttcgagaccagcatggtcaacatggtgaaactccatctctaccaaaaatatttttttaaaaattagccaggtgtggtggtgcacacctataatcccaacttctcaggaggctgaggcaggagaatagcttaaatcCAGAAgttggaggttccagtgagccaagatcatgccactgcactccagcctgggtgacaagcaataGGCACTCAATAACGATGTGAATGAATGTACTTCAACCCTCTCATTTTGCAAGCAAGGAAACTGccgcccagagaggttaagtgacttgcctaaagATACACAGCAAGGGGAACccaactttctctctggctctctcaCACAGAGGCACTTCTTATTGAGAACAAGGCCGTCCACCCTCCTCAAGTATGCAGATCACAGTGACCCACCCCCATGCCCCAAACCTCTGTGGCCTGAACACTCAGAGGGCTGCAGCTAGATGCTCACACCACCAAGTACTCACTTGTCTTTGTGGCCTTGACCTTCGCCACCAGTTTCTGCACACCGGTCACATCTCCATTCTTGACAGCGAGGATCAGGTCCTGTTCACGACCCATCCTGGCTCCTGGTCTGAGCTCTGCGCTCAGGAGTCCAGGGCAAAGGCAGGCAAGGGTCCAAGCTGGGGTGTCAGAGCACCATGCCGCAGCTCCTTGGAGGGCTCCCAGTTCTGGGGGAGCAAGTCTAGTGTCCCAGGCAGCAGGCTCCTCGTCAGGTGCTGGGGGACACTCCCAAAGGTGCTCTGTGAACTGCCACCACAGGAAGGAAAGCCAATCTTTGTGGGGTGGACGTTACGTGGAAATCTGGATGGATATCAGCTTGTGGCTTTAGACAGCTCCAGGATGGGTTGGAACTGGGCACACCAATCTTCCTGGCTTGGCTGGGGAACAGCAGTGCCTACCCAGACAGCAGCCAGTATTCCCTTGGGCTTCAGGCAGCACGGGTCCCAGGGGTCTGGAAAAGGGGCAGTGTCTCTGTTGAATGCTGGGCCACAGCCTGCAAGGGTTCCAGAAGGGGGGTGCAGAGGATGAGCAGGACAGGACCTTGAGGAAGCCCCGAAGCCCCTCTGGCTCCCCGAAGCCCCTCTGGCTCCCCTCAGTTGATGGAGGAGCTGAGCCACTTGAAGTTCGGCGGAAGCTGCCACGCTTGAGAGGAGTATTGGTGGGGGGGAGGTGGCAttctgggagggggaggctgagTCACTGGGGCCCCAGGGCACCTGGCAGTACCTCAACCTTGGGCAGGAGGGGCCCTGGCAGCATGACATACTGGGGCAGGCCGGGCCAGCAGCCTGTTCTCCACAGCCTCAGGCTCCGACACCCACAGACAACTGGCGGGCCAGGAGGTGGGGCCGGGAGGGTCAGGCATAGGCAGGCGGGCAGGGGTCACTCCCTGTCAAAGGCGCCAGCCCCCAGACTCCTCCCTACGGAGGAGTTAATAGCTGGATGCCCCAGCCCTAGGGCTCTTTGTGAACGGAGGGCATGAAGTGCTTCTGGCCCCCCGTTTCTGGGGGCTCTGCCTGCTGGAGAGCGAAGCTCACAGCACCTGTTGCTGACCCGTCCTCGCCCCTTGTGTCGGTGGAGGAGCAGCTGGGCAACGAACACAGACAGAGCTGGGGCACGGCTGATAAACGGGCTCCCAAGCCCCCCAAGCCTGAACCTGAAGCCCAAACCCTGGAGTCCACTGCAAAGAAGCTTACGTCAGTTTCTCGGTGGCAGCAAATTTGTTGCCAAAGTCTTGTGGCATAAGATCCCCGCAGGCCTGGGGCCCTAGCCGGGAACCCCTCACTCCGCAAATGTCCCAAGCCCAACCCGGGGGCACTCCCACTCGGGGCCCGTTGCCGACACAGGCGGAGGGCGCCCTTGGCAGTGCCTGGGGTCGGGCTGGCTCCCCCGCCCCCCGGAATGTCCCTCCAGCGCCGCGCAaccctccagcccagcccagctcagcccagccccgGCCCACCCGGGGAACAAAGCGGCGGGAGAAGCCGGGCGGGCCAAGCCCCGAGGTATAAACGCGGAGGATGGAAAAAGGGGCGCGAGGAGGACGGAAGGAGCGGGGAGATGGAGGCGCCCGCCAATCCCGCAAGGAAAGTTAGTTTGCGCCCGCCCCCAGGGGCGCTGACCCCCAGCGCGGGCCTCACCTTTCCCGGCCGCCCGCCGGGGTCCGGCTGGCCCTGCTCGGTCCCTGGCACTCTGGACGGTGGCTCCCACTCCCCCCCTGcccccctttctccttctccttttccaagGCCGGCTCGGCGCCTCCCGCAGGAAATCCcgcccctcccccctccctcccgccGGATCGGGAGAGGAGGGACCGTCCCGGCCGCTCAGTCAGGCTGTCAGTCAGCGGCGGAGGCTCCGCCCCCATCCGTGCCAGGTCCCGCCCCCATTTTCGTTCGCCCGCACCGGGGGCGCCGACCGGATCAGCGCATGCGCCCAGGTAAAACGGAGAGGCGGTGGGTGGTGGAGCGGAGGTGACCTGGGGCCTTGGAGTTAGACCCAAGGGCGAGACACCCCGGGTCTGAGAAGACGTAAAGTGAAGGGGGTTGGCAGCCAAGACGCGGGATCCCACTTGCAGTACTCTCCGCCCGCGGCCGGTGTCGCCCACCCGCGGCCGCTAGCCGGGCAATGGCACCACCTAGCGGACGGCGCCGGAGCGGCCCGCGGGGGCGGCGCGGGGACCCCAGCCTCGAGGAGGCGCTCGTGCCGGGCGGAGGTGGCGCTTCAGCACCGTCGCGTGCCGGACAGCGCCTCCCGCCCCTGCCCCTTGAAACCTGGCTTCGGAGCTCAGCCGGAGGGACCCGACGGAAGACCCCGAAGGAATGGCAAACCTTCCCGGACGGCTCCTGACAGTCCCCGGGTGTCCTTTGGCCTGCAAAGTCGGAATTTGCTCACCCTCCGCTCGCCCTTCTCTGAGCCCTTCTGCCCTCCTTGCCCAGCTCGGACGGTGGGGACTAAACAGCGCGGGGCTGCGCAGGGGCGGTAACACGTGTGACCATTCTTACTGCCCTCCCAGCCGCCGGCTTCTGAGGCTTTACTGGAGAGAGGTCCCGAGGAGGGCTGGGAAGAGGAGAGGGGGTTCCTGCACCTCCAGCAACCTGCGGGCTGAGTTCCGAGCCTTGGCGTCGGGGCGCGTGCCTCCGGGCGGGCACTAGGACCCGGGATAGTCAGGAGGGCGCAGAGCGGGCGGGGAAAGGGGCGGGGCTGCCGCGGCGCCACGGATCGGCGGGCGCTAGGGCAGCGCGGAGCTCCGGTGGTGGGTGGGGCGTAGCGGCGCGCGCAGCGGCAGGCGGCGGCGGGATGGAGCTTGAGCGCGAGCCCGAACCCCAGCCGGCGGCAGTGGAGGTTCCTGCGGGACGCGTGCTCAGGTGCGGCGCGGCCCGGCCCGAGGGGGatatggtgggggtgggggcgctAGACCAACGCGGGTAGAGAAACCAGGGCCCAGACCGAGCCGGGCGGCCCCCGATGCGTGGCGCTGATCCTGAGTCCCCTTTTCCCCCAGCGCCCGGGAGCTCTTCGCCGCCCGCTCGCGGTCGCAGAAGCTGCCCCAGCGCTCGCATGGCCCCAAGGACTTTCTGCCCGACGGCTCGGCAGCCCAGGCCGAGCGGCTGCGCCGGTGCCGGGAGGATCTCTGGCAGCTGCTGGCGGAGCAGCGCGTAGAGCGCCTGTGAGAGGGGCGGGCCCGGGGATGGGAAGAGCAGGGGCGGAGACGGGCCGCGGGGGCCTCCCGCGTGAACTGACGGGGACCCTTCCCTACTCCTCGCCAGGGGCAGCTTGGTGGCTGCCGAGTGGAGGCCGGAAGAGGGCTTCGTGGAGTTGAAGTCTCCTGCGGTGAGCGGCGGGCAGCGAGCTCGGGGACCgccttccctgccctcctccctcccctgtgaCACTTGCTCTGGGCCCCACACAGGGCAAATTCTGGCAGACCATGGGCTTCTCAGAGCAGGGCCGGCAGCGACTTCACCCGGAAGAGGCCTTGTATCTCCTGGAGTGTGTGAGTGGGGtccgggaggtggggagggagttgGGACGAAGAATGGGAAGGACACGTTTTATCggagaaaaaacacacacaacccGATCTTTAGAGAACGGATAATCGAACCTCTAGAGCAGGAGGTAGTACTTTGCAGGGAGCAGGGATTCCAGTCCAAATTAGTGATGCTGCTCCGCTTTTCTGTTTGGCCACattcttgatgtgctgctgggaggtggaaggggaggtTTCAGAGCCGGGAAGTTGCCCCACTACTCTGTAGCAATGCAGAGAGGGCTTATAAGCTGAGCTGTTGGCCCCACTTCCAGGGCTCCATCCAGCTCTTCCACCAAGACCTGCCACTGTCCATCCAGGAAGCTTACCAGCTGCTGCTGACCGATGACACTGTGACCTTCCAGCAGTACCAGGTAtctgcccccaccccgcccccaggAGCCACCCATCCACTGAATCCGTGAGTATTGACAAGTACCCATGAGGTCCCTGGCACAGTGTCACACGCTGGGGCTGCAGGGCAGACGAGGGCTGTGTGGTCACGAGGCTTACATTGCAATGGTGGCCTGTTGGCTTCACGTAGAACCCAGTGCTGGCAGAAGATAGGTGGGGAAGGAGAATCGGAAGAGACTGGGCTGTTCATTCAAGTGAGAGAAGGTGGGGGCTTGTCCCAGGTTAGGGGTgggtggggttgcagtgagtgaaaaatagatgaatctcagaaatattttagagaaagaatGGATAGGACTTTGCCAGTGGATTACGTGTCAGGATTAAGGAGAGAGAACCCAGGATTACCATCCATGATTTAGGCATGTGCAAGTGGGTGAAGGGTACTATCATATTCTGACTGTGAAGAATGAAGAGGAACagttttgggaggatgagactaGTCAAAGGAGCTCTATTTCGGATAAGTTAATTTTGAGGAGCTTCTTGGACATCCTAGTGAATGTCAAGCAGATGGACAATTGGAATCCAAGTCTGGAGCATGGGGAGAGGTCACGGCTAGATGTCAGTATGCGCCATGAGCACCTGGATGGTCTCATACTACTGGGCAGTATGAGAGTGCCGTCAGAGTAGAGGGCTGGGTCTGAGCCCTGGGGCTCTCTGAGTAGGTTAGGGGGCAGATAAGAGGCAGAAACAGACTGAGGAGTGTCTGGTGATACAGGAGAAAAACCAAAGttgcggccaggcacagtggctcacacctgttatcccagcactttgggaggccaaagcaggtggatcatgaggtcaagagatcgagaccatcctggccaacatggtgaaaccccatctctactaaaaatacgaaaaattagctgggcatggtggtgtgagcctgtaatcccagctacttgggagtctgaggcaggagaatcccttaaacccggGGGGTttaagagattgcagtgagccaagatcgagccactgtactccagcctgggcaacagagtgagactccatctcaaaaaaaaaaaataggaagggctgggcgcggtggctcacgcctataatcccagcactttgggaggccgaggccggcggatcacgaggtcaagagattgagaccatcctgatcaagaaggtgaaaccccgtctctactaaaaatacaaaaattagctgggcatggtggtgcttgtctgtagtcccagctactcgggaggctgaggcaggagaattgcttgaacccagaaggcggaggttgtggtgagccgagatcgtgccattgcactccagcctgggtaacaacagcaaaactccgtctcaaaaaaaaaaaaaaaaaaaaaaaggccaggcgcggtggctcaagcttgtaatcccagcactttgggaggccgaggcaggtggatcacgaggtcgagagatcgagaccatcctggtcaacatggtgaaaccctgtctctactaaaaatgcaaaaaattagctgggcatggtggcacgtgcctgtaatcccagctactcaggaggctgaggcaggagaattgcctgaacccaggaggcggaggttgcagtgagccgagatcgcgccattgcactccagcctgggtaacaagagcgaaaactccgtctcaaaaaaataaaaattaaaaaaaataataaaaaataaaaaaataggaaaaccaaAGTCGCATCACAGAAGCCAAGGGAAGGTCTTTCAAAGAGGAAGTGGTTAGCTATGCTGAAGGCTGCTGAGAGATCAGGCAGGATGGGGGACATTCTTGTGTACATCCTTCTGATGTGAATACAGGGACACCCCACCTGTATCTGTGGAGGTGTGGGGCTGGGGAGATGCCCACCACCTTCTGCCATCTTTTTGTTCCCATGGTGGTCAGCAGCTTCACTCTTGGGAGCTTTGGTATCAGAATACTCAAGTATTTCAGGGTGTGGTTGTTTTCTGGTTTCATGGCTGTCAGTTTTTTGGGATTTGCATTTAAGTCAAGAaatggcggccgggcgcggtggctcaagcctgtaatcccagcactttgggaggctgaggcgggtggatcacgaggtcaagagatcgagaccatcctggtcaacatggtgaaaccccgtctctactaaaaatacaaaaaattagctgggcattgtggcacgtgcctgtaatcccagttactcaggaggctgaggcaggagaattgcctgaacccaggaggcggaggttgcggtgagccgagatcacgccattgcactccagcctgggtaacaagagcgaaactccatctcaaaaaaaaaaaaaaaaaaaaaaaagaaatgtcatttgTGCCGAGTAAGGTAAGTGGGAGGACACAGGAATTCTGAGCCTGAGATCTTTGGGGGTGGTGCTAGTAATGGAGTATGCTCCAACCTTAGTCACAGTGTTTCGAACCTGGGGGCacaggaggggcagggagggcttgGGGATGGCCTGTGTCTGGATAAACCATTTGGTGTTTCCAGAAGTGGCCATctgagcttccttttttttttcttatgaggtCTTCAGCCACCTGAAGAGGTTGGGTTATGTGGTTCGACGATTTCAACCAAGGTAAATCCCCTTCCTGTTTCTGTTCCACATATTCTAGTCCAGGGACCTGGCTGGTTGGTCTCTGGTAGAAAATGGCCTCTCCTTACCTGGAacccttggctggagtgcagctcctTGGACATGGACTGGAAGCCTCTGCTGGAAGCGTTCTGAGAGAGGCAGGTTGGGAGGAATCCAGGTCATTGCACTTTATTCTGGGTTATGAAATCGAGCCCCATCTTCAGGTGACCTGTGCCTGCATCTCTGTGTGAGCACTGAGAGGCAGGGTTGGAACGGTGTCCGACACTTAGTAGGTGCACAGGCAGATACGTAGAGTGTATGCTTAAATGAAGGACTGGGTAAGGAATTTATAGTTAGTAGggtttcacatttttaatgccaggttaaatgtttttttttttttttcctttttttgagatggagtttcgctcttgttacccaggctggagtgcaatggcgcgatctcagctcaccgcaacctccgcctcctgggttcaagcaattctcctgcctcagcctcccaagtagctgggactacaggcgtgtgccatcatgcctggctaatttttttgttttttagtagagatggggtttcaccatgttgaccaggatggtctcgatctcttgacctcgtgatccacctgcctcggcctcccaaagtgctgggattacaggcatgagccaccgcacccggctaaatgttttttctttcatcagcTTAGTAATTCAGCATTGCTAAGAGGCAGAGACCTTCAGACTTGAAATGGAAATGGGTACAGCTTTTGCAGTTATGGTATGTCGCAAAAGCTCTAAAGCAAggacatcttttttcttttctttttttttttttttgagactgagtgtgCCAGGCTatagagcagtggtgtgatctcagctcactgcaacctccgcctccaggtttcaagcaattctcctgcctcagtcttccgagtagctgggattacaggcgcccaccactacgccgggctgatttttgtatttttagtagagatggtgtttcaccatgtgccaggatggtctcgaacttctgacctcgtgatccgccccattcagcctcccagagtgctggaattacaggtgtgagccaccttgcccagaccatcttttttcttttcttttctttttttgagacggagtctctctctgtcacccaggctggagtgcagtggcatgatctcagctgactgcagcttctgccttctgggttcaggcaattagctctgtccagtagaactttctatagtgatgaaaatgttctgtgtctGTGTTGTCTAGTACATGGGGCTAGAGCAACTGTGGGACTgagtgtttattttcatttaatttaaatttatctaAATCTAActtaaataggccgggcgtggtggctcacacctgtaatcccagcactttgggaggctgaagcgggtagatcacctgagctcaggagttcaataccagccttgcagcatggtgaaacctcatctctactaatacacaaaaaaaaaaaaatcagctgggcatgatggcaggtacctgtagtcccagctactcaggaggccaaggcatgagaattgcttgaacccaggcagtagaggttgcagtgagccaagatagtgccagtgcactccagcctgggcaacaaagtgaaactctgtctcaaaaaaaaaaagaaaagaaaatttaacttaaatAGCCACCTGTCGCTAGCAGCTCCTGTATTGAATatcataaccaaaaaaaaaaaaaaaaaagaatatcataaCCTAAAAGCCTTAAAAATTCACAGCaggggtcgggtgcagtggctcacacctgtaaccccagtactttgggaggctgaggcaggcagatcacgaggtcaagagatggagaccatcctggccaacatggtgaaaccccctctctactaaaaatacaaaaattagctgggcatgatggcagatgcctgtagtcccagctacttgggaggccgaggaaggagaattgcttgaacctgggaaggggaggttgcagtgagccaagatcacgccactacactccagcctggcgacatagtgagatcccatctcaaaacaaagaaaattcacaGCAGGAAAGAATGCTGCAGTGACAGGGGGCTGTGTCCATAATACATTACTGAGTAAAAAAAAGATCACAAAACAGTATGCTAGTACAATGCcatttttgttagaaaaaaatatatggagaTTGAGTCTCATACAgaaaacatatgtatatttatatatatggagagagattAGTCAGTatgtacataaaagaaaaaagtgttaatAGCAGTTAtccaaggtttttatttttctgtattttccaagtttGCCAGCTCCTCTGGACCACTGCCTAGGCGGAGGCGCATGGCTGGGCCCTGTGGCTGGGCCTGTACCCCTCCTGCAGGTCTGGGGCCTTAGCCCTTGGGTATGGCTCCGATCCTGGCCCACCAACTGTCCCCTTGACCCATTTCCTCACGTATCACACCAGATCCCCAGGCTGAGGAGGTGGGTCAGTGGCCCACGTGCTCTTCTCACCCCACAGCTCTGTCCTGTTCCCGTATGAGAGGCAGCTTAACTTGGATGGCAGCATGCAGCACTTGGAGGATGGAGACGGCAAAAGAAAGAGGAGCAGCTCCAGCCCTCGGTACAGCCCACATCAGGGGCACGCCCCAGGGAGTGCTGGTGTCTGGGACCTTGGAAAATGCACAGGCTTTTCTAAGAACTAGGCTTGGGCAGCTCCCGTGCAGGCCCAGGAAGACACTAGGGGACCTGTCTTCAGCTCCCATGGGACATGTGCACCACAGCACCCAGGGCAAATGTGTTGCTTTTCCCCCACGTCCCTCAGGTCCATCAATAAGAAGGCCAAGGCCCTGGAGAACTCCCTGCAACCTGAGAGTCTGGCAGCCTCCAGCCCACCTCCCTCCAGCCAGCCCAGCCAATGCCCAGAGGAGAAACCCCAGGAGTCAAGCGCCATGAAGGGCCCAGGGGGCCCTTTTCAGCTTCCGGGGTCCCTGGGGCCCAGCCCTGGCCTGGCCAGGGAGGGTGTGGGGTGCAGCTGGGAGaatggcagagctgagagagGTGTCACAGGGGCTGGCAAGCCACGCTGGAACTTCGAGCAGATCTCCTTCCCCAACATGGCTTCAGACAGCCGCCACACCCTCCTGTGCGCCCCAGCCCCAGAGCTGCTCCCAGCCAATGTGGCTGGGCGGGAGACAGATGCAGAGTC
This is a stretch of genomic DNA from Saimiri boliviensis isolate mSaiBol1 chromosome 17, mSaiBol1.pri, whole genome shotgun sequence. It encodes these proteins:
- the TSEN54 gene encoding tRNA-splicing endonuclease subunit Sen54 isoform X1, with the protein product MELEREPEPQPAAVEVPAGRVLSARELFAARSRSQKLPQRSHGPKDFLPDGSAAQAERLRRCREDLWQLLAEQRVERLGSLVAAEWRPEEGFVELKSPAGKFWQTMGFSEQGRQRLHPEEALYLLECGSIQLFHQDLPLSIQEAYQLLLTDDTVTFQQYQSRDLAGWSLVENGLSLPGTLGWSAAPWTWTGSLCWKRSERGSSVLFPYERQLNLDGSMQHLEDGDGKRKRSSSSPRSINKKAKALENSLQPESLAASSPPPSSQPSQCPEEKPQESSAMKGPGGPFQLPGSLGPSPGLAREGVGCSWENGRAERGVTGAGKPRWNFEQISFPNMASDSRHTLLCAPAPELLPANVAGRETDAESWCQKLNQRKEKLSRRERDHHVEAARFREDVNADPEVQRCSSWREYKELLQRRQLQRGQSQAPHLWGQPVTPLLSPGQASSPAMVLQHISVLQTTHLADGGAWLLEKSGGLEISFDVYQADAVATFRKNNPGKPYARMCISGFDEPVPDLCSLKRLSYQSGDVPLIFALVDHGDISFYSFRDFTLPQDVEH
- the TSEN54 gene encoding tRNA-splicing endonuclease subunit Sen54 isoform X3 yields the protein MELEREPEPQPAAVEVPAGRVLRGSLVAAEWRPEEGFVELKSPAGKFWQTMGFSEQGRQRLHPEEALYLLECGSIQLFHQDLPLSIQEAYQLLLTDDTVTFQQYQSRDLAGWSLVENGLSLPGTLGWSAAPWTWTGSLCWKRSERGSSVLFPYERQLNLDGSMQHLEDGDGKRKRSSSSPRSINKKAKALENSLQPESLAASSPPPSSQPSQCPEEKPQESSAMKGPGGPFQLPGSLGPSPGLAREGVGCSWENGRAERGVTGAGKPRWNFEQISFPNMASDSRHTLLCAPAPELLPANVAGRETDAESWCQKLNQRKEKLSRRERDHHVEAARFREDVNADPEVQRCSSWREYKELLQRRQLQRGQSQAPHLWGQPVTPLLSPGQASSPAMVLQHISVLQTTHLADGGAWLLEKSGGLEISFDVYQADAVATFRKNNPGKPYARMCISGFDEPVPDLCSLKRLSYQSGDVPLIFALVDHGDISFYSFRDFTLPQDVEH
- the TSEN54 gene encoding tRNA-splicing endonuclease subunit Sen54 isoform X2 — its product is MELEREPEPQPAAVEVPAGRVLSARELFAARSRSQKLPQRSHGPKDFLPDGSAAQAERLRRCREDLWQLLAEQRVERLGSLVAAEWRPEEGFVELKSPAGKFWQTMGFSEQGRQRLHPEEALYLLECGSIQLFHQDLPLSIQEAYQLLLTDDTVTFQQYQVFSHLKRLGYVVRRFQPSSVLFPYERQLNLDGSMQHLEDGDGKRKRSSSSPRSINKKAKALENSLQPESLAASSPPPSSQPSQCPEEKPQESSAMKGPGGPFQLPGSLGPSPGLAREGVGCSWENGRAERGVTGAGKPRWNFEQISFPNMASDSRHTLLCAPAPELLPANVAGRETDAESWCQKLNQRKEKLSRRERDHHVEAARFREDVNADPEVQRCSSWREYKELLQRRQLQRGQSQAPHLWGQPVTPLLSPGQASSPAMVLQHISVLQTTHLADGGAWLLEKSGGLEISFDVYQADAVATFRKNNPGKPYARMCISGFDEPVPDLCSLKRLSYQSGDVPLIFALVDHGDISFYSFRDFTLPQDVEH